A single Planctomicrobium piriforme DNA region contains:
- a CDS encoding c-type cytochrome — MKRIHQLLRLVAVVLLFAAEGMAGTSNSLMDISTDGTRLACSNRDSGTVSIVDLRTKKKLFEVPVGSHPEGVTFLGNSHRLAVAVYSDDTVKVLDADSGKIERTIEVFDEPYGVVSNPTGTALWVTLEYPGRVIALDPSTGATLQEQAVGRFPRGLALTSAGQLLVTEYFTGIVKAVDATTLQVTDEWAGSAQDNLARQIVAHPTRPKAYLPLQRSMTNVAHGSGSIFPYLSIIDTEAGTGKRRKRVQMDSFNQTYVVANPWEVALSPDGGTLYLVFSGTNDLFVCHVLNDDYHEVEFVEVLRTGANPRAVKVSPDSQTFYVYNALDFTVDAYSTKTLKRQQSIAVTDWTGTPEELLGKKLFYTANPPMSSRRWISCSSCHPDGDSDGRTWQQPEGLRNTQALFGLKETHPIHWSADRDEVQDFEHTIRSPLMQGKGLIRGAVHDSLDAKNSGVSRELDALAAYANSHHFSLSPWAKKGLSPSAQRGKELFFSKETGCATCHSGAYYTDLQRHDVGTGQDDKTELIGPLFDTPTLLGIYRTAPYLHHGRAQTLEEVLTTSKVDDRHGKTSGLTSEQRADLIEYLKALPYEQP; from the coding sequence ATGAAGAGGATTCACCAACTGCTGCGACTGGTCGCGGTGGTGCTGCTGTTCGCCGCTGAAGGAATGGCGGGGACGTCGAACAGCCTGATGGACATCTCGACCGACGGCACGCGGCTCGCCTGTTCCAATCGCGACAGCGGCACTGTTTCCATCGTCGATCTGCGGACGAAAAAGAAACTCTTCGAAGTTCCGGTCGGTTCGCACCCGGAGGGGGTGACGTTTCTCGGCAACAGCCATCGGCTGGCGGTTGCCGTCTATAGTGATGACACCGTCAAGGTGCTGGATGCCGACTCAGGCAAGATTGAACGCACAATCGAAGTCTTCGACGAACCGTACGGCGTCGTTTCGAATCCGACCGGAACAGCCCTCTGGGTGACGCTGGAATATCCTGGCCGCGTGATCGCACTCGATCCTTCGACCGGTGCGACATTGCAGGAACAAGCTGTCGGCCGGTTTCCTCGCGGGCTGGCGCTCACTTCCGCAGGCCAGCTGCTGGTCACCGAGTACTTCACCGGCATCGTGAAAGCGGTCGACGCAACAACGCTCCAGGTGACCGACGAATGGGCCGGGTCGGCGCAGGACAATCTCGCGCGGCAGATCGTGGCGCATCCGACTCGCCCGAAAGCCTACCTGCCGCTCCAGCGGTCGATGACGAACGTCGCCCATGGGTCCGGCTCGATCTTCCCGTACCTGTCGATCATCGATACCGAAGCCGGGACCGGCAAACGCCGCAAACGGGTGCAGATGGATTCCTTCAACCAGACGTATGTCGTGGCGAATCCCTGGGAAGTCGCCCTGTCCCCGGATGGCGGCACGCTGTATCTGGTCTTTAGCGGCACGAACGACCTGTTCGTCTGCCATGTCCTCAACGACGATTATCACGAGGTCGAGTTCGTCGAAGTCCTCCGCACCGGCGCGAATCCTCGGGCAGTCAAAGTCTCGCCAGACAGCCAGACGTTCTACGTCTACAACGCACTCGACTTCACGGTCGACGCCTATTCGACGAAGACCCTGAAGCGGCAGCAGTCGATCGCAGTGACGGACTGGACCGGCACGCCGGAAGAACTGCTCGGCAAGAAACTGTTCTATACCGCCAACCCGCCGATGAGCAGCCGACGCTGGATCTCGTGCTCGAGCTGCCATCCCGACGGCGATTCCGACGGCCGCACCTGGCAACAGCCGGAAGGGCTGCGAAACACGCAGGCGTTATTCGGCCTGAAGGAGACGCACCCGATCCACTGGTCTGCCGACCGTGATGAAGTGCAGGACTTCGAACACACAATCCGCTCGCCGCTGATGCAAGGCAAAGGCCTCATCCGTGGCGCGGTGCATGACTCGCTCGATGCCAAAAACTCAGGCGTCTCGCGCGAGTTAGACGCCCTCGCCGCCTACGCCAATTCGCATCACTTCTCACTGAGCCCCTGGGCGAAGAAGGGCTTATCGCCATCTGCTCAACGAGGGAAAGAACTCTTCTTTTCAAAAGAGACCGGCTGTGCGACCTGTCATTCCGGGGCTTACTACACCGACCTGCAACGACACGACGTCGGCACCGGACAAGACGACAAGACAGAACTGATAGGCCCGCTCTTCGACACGCCGACACTCTTAGGCATCTACCGCACGGCCCCCTACCTGCACCACGGCCGGGCTCAGACATTGGAAGAAGTGCTGACAACCTCTAAAGTGGACGACCGCCACGGAAAGACGAGCGGGCTGACATCAGAACAACGGGCCGATTTAATCGAATACCTGAAGGCACTGCCGTACGAACAGCCGTGA
- a CDS encoding molybdopterin-dependent oxidoreductase encodes MMFDVACPFCSCVCDDLSIDVVEGQLIPQQHVCARAAQAYAAINRAPHIDAWQDGKPCEFETALQTAAKLLQNSRAPLLLGMHGMGTNSHRAAIQLAERLGGTIDAAGSTLSRATLRAFQQVGLSTCSLGEVKQRADLIIIWGADPMTTHTRLLERLDVKTGQRHLLVIDSHTTATSAMADEFLQIKSDSDFELILALRQLVRDESATPDVDCELSLAQLQSLSNKLKSCRYGTLFFGPGLARGSTPHLTVEMLYRLVSELNGYTRFTARALGKSGADNVLAWQTGYAGTVTFRHGYPEPLTDDSAESLRANGDVDCCIIFGTNAINELSEAALKAFSSLPTIVFQPIGETCSITATVQIAVAVDGVHASDTIYRFDDIPLPLRQLTTTDKPTVAAVVENIVKKFPVAANG; translated from the coding sequence ATGATGTTTGATGTCGCCTGTCCGTTCTGCAGTTGCGTTTGCGACGATCTCAGCATCGACGTCGTCGAAGGGCAGTTGATTCCTCAACAGCACGTCTGTGCCAGGGCCGCTCAGGCATATGCCGCCATCAATCGAGCACCTCACATCGACGCTTGGCAAGACGGCAAGCCGTGTGAGTTCGAGACCGCATTGCAGACGGCGGCGAAACTTCTGCAAAACAGCCGCGCTCCCCTGCTGCTGGGGATGCACGGCATGGGGACCAACAGTCACCGCGCAGCCATCCAACTCGCGGAACGTCTCGGCGGAACAATCGACGCTGCCGGGTCGACTCTATCACGCGCGACTCTGAGAGCTTTTCAGCAAGTCGGTCTTTCGACTTGTTCACTCGGCGAGGTAAAGCAGCGCGCGGATCTGATCATCATCTGGGGTGCTGACCCGATGACGACGCACACGCGACTGCTCGAACGACTCGATGTGAAGACCGGGCAACGGCACCTCCTCGTCATCGACTCTCACACCACTGCCACGAGCGCAATGGCGGATGAGTTCCTGCAGATCAAATCAGATAGCGATTTCGAACTCATCCTGGCGCTGCGGCAACTGGTGCGTGATGAGAGCGCCACTCCTGATGTCGATTGCGAACTGAGTCTCGCACAACTGCAGTCGCTGTCAAATAAGTTGAAGAGCTGTCGCTATGGAACACTCTTCTTCGGCCCAGGTCTGGCTCGAGGCTCAACGCCGCACCTCACAGTCGAAATGCTCTATCGTCTGGTGAGCGAGTTGAACGGCTACACGCGGTTCACCGCTCGCGCACTGGGGAAATCCGGTGCCGACAACGTCCTTGCCTGGCAGACAGGCTACGCCGGCACCGTCACCTTCCGCCACGGGTATCCAGAACCGTTGACCGATGATTCCGCCGAGTCGCTGCGGGCAAACGGTGATGTCGATTGCTGCATCATCTTTGGAACGAACGCGATCAACGAACTTAGTGAAGCCGCCCTCAAAGCATTCTCAAGCCTGCCGACAATTGTGTTCCAACCAATTGGAGAAACCTGCAGCATCACTGCCACCGTGCAAATCGCCGTCGCCGTCGATGGGGTCCATGCCAGCGACACCATTTACCGCTTCGACGATATCCCGCTCCCCTTGCGACAACTCACCACCACCGACAAACCCACCGTGGCGGCCGTCGTCGAAAACATAGTTAAGAAATTTCCAGTCGCTGCGAACGGCTGA
- a CDS encoding metallophosphoesterase, which translates to MSRVAFVSDLHLFASRSSAYAHFDALIQTARQSDECVLGGDIFDFRWSRYPTPEATADAAIEWLDEFISSTRDCQVHFVLGNHDDHPLLHARLPELQAKHPRFAWNRFYYRQGNTLFLHGDVADGTMTAAALEQQRDEFRHGSRSQLQHRVYDMAVKAHLHRLAPPAVYPKKRVAKRILSYLQQIGHGPETGLEHVCFGHTHRPVDNYQIDGVTFHNCGAPIGAGSFRIVCRNIAPVATR; encoded by the coding sequence ATGTCCAGAGTTGCGTTCGTTTCTGACCTGCACCTGTTCGCGAGCCGTTCATCGGCCTACGCCCATTTCGACGCCCTGATTCAGACAGCGCGTCAGTCGGATGAGTGCGTCTTGGGAGGGGACATCTTCGATTTCCGCTGGTCGCGGTATCCCACGCCGGAGGCGACCGCCGACGCTGCCATCGAATGGCTCGATGAATTCATTTCCAGCACCCGCGACTGTCAGGTGCATTTTGTGCTGGGGAATCACGACGATCATCCGTTACTGCACGCGCGGCTGCCGGAGCTACAGGCAAAGCATCCTCGATTCGCGTGGAATCGTTTTTACTATCGCCAGGGAAACACGCTGTTTCTGCATGGCGATGTCGCCGATGGGACAATGACCGCCGCTGCGCTCGAACAGCAGCGCGACGAATTCCGTCACGGTTCGCGTTCTCAATTACAACATCGGGTCTATGACATGGCGGTGAAGGCCCACCTGCATCGGCTCGCGCCCCCGGCTGTGTATCCGAAAAAACGAGTCGCGAAGCGGATTCTTTCGTATCTGCAGCAGATCGGCCACGGCCCGGAAACCGGACTCGAACACGTCTGCTTCGGGCACACGCATCGGCCGGTCGATAACTACCAGATCGACGGCGTGACGTTTCACAATTGCGGCGCGCCGATCGGGGCTGGCAGTTTTCGTATTGTCTGCCGGAACATCGCTCCCGTTGCAACCCGTTGA
- the fmt gene encoding methionyl-tRNA formyltransferase — protein MALRVLMMGTGEFALPTFQTLIDSSHDVVGLVTQPDRVGQGHHQHVNPLKELAIAGGIPVFQPDNVNSPESLARLREFQAEIDVVAAYGQILTAELLGIPPRGAVNLHASLLPKYRGAAPIQYAIWKGEQETGVTLFQIEPKLDAGPMLGIVRTDIGQKETSGQLHDRLAQLAAPLTVQVLDDMERGTLQPIVQQTEGVTKAPRLKKEQGLIDWTQTPAAISCQIRAMQPWPMPYTFLHVPDRKPQRMLVLDVDPATDAPQGWLSSSTPGQINVEGTSLLVRTGDGAVQVQTLQPAGKRAMSAAEFLRGASLAHAAFGSEAVV, from the coding sequence GTGGCGTTGCGCGTGCTGATGATGGGGACTGGCGAGTTCGCTCTGCCGACCTTTCAAACCCTGATCGATTCCAGCCATGACGTCGTCGGCCTGGTGACGCAGCCGGATCGCGTCGGCCAGGGGCACCATCAACACGTCAATCCCCTGAAGGAATTGGCGATCGCCGGTGGCATTCCGGTCTTTCAGCCGGACAACGTCAACTCACCTGAGTCACTGGCCCGACTGCGGGAGTTTCAGGCGGAGATTGACGTCGTGGCCGCCTACGGGCAGATTCTGACAGCGGAACTGTTGGGGATTCCACCGCGCGGCGCGGTCAATCTGCATGCTTCGCTGCTGCCGAAATATCGGGGTGCGGCGCCCATTCAGTATGCGATCTGGAAAGGGGAACAGGAAACCGGCGTGACGCTGTTTCAGATCGAGCCGAAGCTGGATGCCGGCCCGATGCTCGGCATCGTGCGAACCGACATCGGTCAGAAGGAAACAAGCGGACAACTGCACGACCGCCTGGCGCAGCTTGCCGCCCCATTAACGGTTCAAGTGCTGGACGACATGGAGCGGGGCACATTACAGCCCATTGTTCAGCAAACTGAAGGAGTCACCAAAGCCCCGCGACTGAAGAAAGAACAAGGACTGATCGACTGGACGCAGACGCCGGCCGCGATCAGTTGTCAGATTCGGGCGATGCAGCCCTGGCCGATGCCGTACACGTTTCTGCATGTGCCTGACCGCAAGCCGCAGCGGATGCTGGTGCTTGATGTCGATCCGGCGACAGACGCTCCTCAGGGCTGGTTGTCGTCGTCGACTCCTGGTCAGATCAATGTCGAAGGGACATCGCTGCTCGTTCGTACCGGTGATGGCGCGGTGCAGGTCCAAACGTTGCAGCCTGCTGGAAAACGGGCCATGTCCGCGGCCGAGTTTCTGCGAGGCGCAAGCCTCGCGCACGCTGCATTCGGTAGCGAAGCGGTGGTCTGA
- a CDS encoding purine-nucleoside phosphorylase: protein MSFVQFPQQDANPISALPVAFTNEHLAHRLAETVQVVRNHWRHAPQVGIVLGSGLGHFVEAVRVEAIIPYEELPHFPCSTAVGHAGRLVCGWLGEMPVMVMQGRCHLYEGHAWDEVTYPLQLFHACGIRTLILSCAAGGLAEDLHVGDLLVLEDHVNFNMHRAAVPHWLQASAGSKKIYSEQLVERLVQSAHELKIPARRGVYIGVTGPNYETRAEQRFFAKLGDAIGMSTIPEAIVGQRLGMRTCALATITNLCRPDHPEAASGDHVIQAAARTEPRFRKLVTHLVECLSRKG, encoded by the coding sequence ATGTCATTTGTGCAGTTTCCTCAGCAGGATGCGAATCCGATTTCTGCGTTGCCTGTTGCGTTCACGAACGAACATCTGGCCCATCGACTGGCCGAGACGGTGCAGGTTGTCCGCAACCACTGGCGGCACGCGCCTCAGGTGGGAATTGTTCTGGGGAGCGGACTGGGGCACTTTGTGGAAGCGGTGAGAGTCGAGGCAATCATCCCGTATGAGGAACTTCCGCACTTCCCCTGCTCCACTGCAGTCGGACATGCCGGGCGGTTGGTCTGCGGCTGGCTCGGCGAAATGCCGGTCATGGTGATGCAGGGACGCTGTCATCTGTATGAAGGACACGCCTGGGATGAGGTCACCTATCCGCTGCAACTGTTCCACGCCTGCGGCATTCGCACATTGATTCTTTCCTGCGCGGCGGGAGGACTGGCGGAGGACTTGCATGTCGGCGACCTGCTGGTGCTTGAGGATCACGTCAACTTCAACATGCATCGTGCAGCCGTTCCTCATTGGTTGCAGGCTTCGGCAGGCTCGAAGAAGATTTATTCCGAACAGCTTGTCGAACGACTGGTGCAGTCGGCACACGAACTGAAGATTCCCGCCCGACGGGGCGTCTACATTGGTGTGACCGGCCCCAACTACGAAACCAGGGCAGAACAGCGGTTCTTCGCAAAGCTGGGAGATGCGATCGGTATGTCGACGATCCCTGAAGCGATCGTCGGCCAGCGGCTGGGCATGCGAACCTGTGCCCTGGCGACGATTACCAACCTGTGCCGACCAGATCATCCAGAAGCCGCGTCAGGCGATCATGTCATTCAAGCAGCAGCCCGTACGGAGCCGCGTTTTCGAAAGTTGGTCACGCACCTTGTGGAGTGCCTGTCTCGCAAAGGATAA
- the eboE gene encoding metabolite traffic protein EboE yields the protein MSLSTLPLSYCTNVHPGKTIAEVISGLETYTAPARRQFGKRIAAGLWLAASVVEELVQQPEEIAKLQAALASADLICYTLNAFPYGDFHSERVKENVYLPDWTDPNRLQYTLRCAHILSQLMPVGTEGSISTVPLGFKGFQHSADFESRCIEQLLTLARELDQLHDETGQVVRLAIEPEPCCILETTAETLAFFERLFSAAERQQLQDAARRHLGVCYDVCHQSVEFEDVAQSIQQLAQADIRINKVHITCALQLDPTNPAALRQLADFVEPRYLHQTIARSRGGEIVRLLDLTAEACSSPSAEFQQADQWRVHFHVPVHQEQLGELQTTRADLKAALGAVSQLLYAPHLEVETYTWGVLPGEQSPSLVQGLVSELTATDALLSEQRTPAASVETA from the coding sequence ATGTCTCTCAGCACCCTCCCGCTCAGCTATTGCACCAATGTTCATCCCGGGAAGACGATTGCCGAGGTGATCTCAGGTCTCGAGACCTATACGGCCCCGGCGCGGCGGCAGTTTGGGAAGCGGATTGCCGCGGGGCTGTGGCTGGCTGCGTCGGTCGTTGAAGAACTGGTGCAACAGCCTGAGGAGATTGCCAAATTGCAGGCCGCGCTCGCGAGCGCCGATCTCATCTGTTACACGCTCAACGCGTTTCCGTACGGCGATTTTCACAGCGAACGGGTGAAGGAAAACGTCTATCTCCCCGACTGGACCGATCCGAATCGACTGCAGTACACGTTGCGGTGTGCCCACATCCTCTCGCAGTTGATGCCGGTTGGAACCGAAGGGAGCATTTCGACCGTTCCGCTGGGATTCAAGGGTTTTCAACACTCCGCTGACTTCGAGTCGCGGTGTATCGAGCAGTTACTGACGCTCGCCAGGGAACTCGATCAACTGCACGACGAAACGGGACAGGTGGTGCGGCTGGCGATTGAGCCGGAGCCCTGCTGCATTCTGGAAACGACAGCCGAAACGCTGGCGTTCTTCGAGCGACTCTTCAGCGCGGCGGAACGGCAGCAATTACAGGACGCTGCGCGACGCCACCTGGGAGTCTGCTACGATGTCTGCCATCAGTCGGTCGAGTTTGAAGACGTTGCTCAATCGATTCAGCAACTGGCGCAAGCCGATATTCGCATCAACAAGGTCCACATCACCTGTGCGTTGCAGCTCGATCCGACGAATCCGGCGGCGCTGCGGCAGCTCGCGGATTTCGTGGAGCCGCGTTATCTGCACCAAACAATTGCCAGAAGCCGCGGCGGCGAGATTGTGCGTCTCCTCGATCTCACGGCTGAAGCCTGTAGCAGCCCGTCTGCTGAATTTCAACAGGCCGACCAGTGGCGGGTGCATTTCCATGTGCCTGTGCATCAGGAACAGCTCGGCGAGCTGCAGACGACGCGTGCGGATTTGAAGGCAGCGCTGGGGGCAGTCTCGCAGTTGTTGTACGCGCCCCATCTCGAAGTCGAAACCTATACCTGGGGAGTGCTGCCAGGTGAGCAATCCCCGTCGCTCGTGCAGGGACTCGTCAGTGAGCTGACGGCGACGGACGCTCTGCTGTCGGAGCAGCGCACGCCTGCGGCGTCAGTTGAAACTGCTTGA
- a CDS encoding GH3 auxin-responsive promoter family protein — translation MIHTIRNALGHAVRRKLRRQLEQTLYKAGDCRRVQAETLLRLLALNAGSCFQRDYRLDSVRSIADFQRTLPVADYARPAPYIERVKQGETAALLGRRNRLLMFALTSGTTNASKFIPITRPFIQAYRQGWQLWGARAFDDHPRLHGRTVMQLSSGWDKFRTVANIPCGNISGLVQRMQNPIVRSLYTVPGVAGEITQADQKFYFALKRSLCARNLALMTTANPSTLCQLFRVLHEQGERLIRDLFDGTDPYDGISRLPRHLRSIRNVPRARELDQLLQSTGALHPRSVWKELELAAVWTGGSAAAYLPRLREYLGDLAIRDHGLHASEGRMTIPLEDENPSGLLDIGTHFFEFIPEDEIDSPDPTVLQAHELVEDESYFILLTTASGLYRYDIRDVVQCTGFYGTTPMLRFLHKGSHISSLTGEKLTESQVVNAVTKVASKADVRLDCFTLTPQWGDPPHYVLLAEETCWPTGVSSTEFAFRVDEELRQVNDEYLDKRDSGRLGPCEAIQVPTAQWQAFIAQRQSTAGGSTEQYKHPYLAPSLETLKQFQLTPQACAAPTAERPSPSAH, via the coding sequence ATGATTCACACCATCCGCAATGCCCTGGGGCACGCCGTCCGCCGCAAGCTCAGACGGCAGCTCGAACAGACTCTCTACAAAGCAGGCGACTGCCGCCGCGTGCAGGCGGAAACCCTGCTCCGCCTGCTGGCGCTCAACGCCGGCAGTTGCTTTCAGCGCGATTACCGCCTTGATTCCGTCCGCAGCATCGCGGATTTTCAACGGACCCTGCCGGTCGCCGATTACGCTCGACCCGCCCCCTACATCGAACGGGTCAAGCAGGGGGAAACGGCCGCCCTGCTGGGCCGACGCAATCGCTTGCTTATGTTCGCCCTTACCAGCGGAACGACGAACGCCTCCAAATTCATCCCGATCACTCGGCCATTCATTCAGGCCTACCGACAGGGCTGGCAGCTCTGGGGTGCTCGGGCGTTTGATGATCATCCCCGCCTGCATGGCCGCACCGTGATGCAGCTCAGCAGCGGCTGGGACAAATTTCGCACTGTGGCAAACATCCCCTGCGGGAACATTAGCGGCCTCGTGCAGCGGATGCAGAACCCGATTGTGCGCTCGCTCTACACCGTGCCCGGCGTGGCAGGCGAGATCACGCAAGCCGATCAAAAGTTCTACTTCGCCCTCAAACGCAGTCTCTGTGCGCGAAACCTCGCACTGATGACGACCGCCAATCCCAGCACGCTCTGCCAACTCTTTCGCGTGCTGCACGAACAGGGTGAGCGGTTGATTCGCGATCTATTCGACGGGACCGATCCTTATGATGGGATCAGCCGCCTGCCGCGACACCTCCGCAGCATCCGTAACGTGCCGCGTGCCCGCGAACTCGACCAACTGTTGCAGAGTACCGGAGCGCTGCATCCCCGCAGCGTGTGGAAAGAATTGGAACTCGCGGCGGTCTGGACCGGCGGCAGTGCGGCGGCCTACCTCCCGCGACTGAGAGAATACCTCGGCGATCTGGCGATTCGCGATCACGGCCTGCATGCCAGCGAAGGCCGCATGACGATTCCCTTGGAAGACGAGAACCCTTCAGGGTTACTCGACATCGGGACGCACTTCTTCGAGTTCATTCCGGAAGACGAAATCGACTCGCCTGATCCCACGGTGCTGCAGGCACACGAACTCGTCGAAGACGAGTCGTACTTCATCCTGCTCACGACGGCCTCAGGCTTGTACCGCTACGACATTCGAGATGTCGTGCAGTGCACCGGATTCTACGGCACCACCCCCATGCTGCGGTTCCTCCACAAAGGATCGCATATCTCGAGCCTGACCGGCGAGAAGCTGACGGAAAGTCAGGTGGTCAACGCGGTGACCAAAGTGGCTTCAAAAGCAGACGTGCGACTCGACTGCTTCACGCTGACTCCCCAATGGGGCGATCCTCCGCATTATGTTCTGCTGGCTGAAGAGACCTGCTGGCCGACTGGCGTTTCCTCTACCGAATTTGCCTTTCGAGTCGATGAGGAACTGCGTCAGGTGAATGACGAATATCTCGACAAGCGCGACAGCGGACGGCTCGGCCCATGCGAGGCGATTCAAGTTCCGACGGCACAATGGCAGGCGTTCATCGCACAGCGGCAATCCACTGCCGGCGGCAGCACCGAGCAATACAAGCATCCCTACCTGGCGCCGTCGCTGGAAACGCTCAAGCAGTTTCAACTGACGCCGCAGGCGTGCGCTGCTCCGACAGCAGAGCGTCCGTCGCCGTCAGCTCACTGA
- a CDS encoding small basic protein, with translation MGIDKSLKRGSRLSRSRNVLKRGERIDKLKADDRWTEGASPLGLPKVRVLKAVVGKKKKKEEEGDDKADAKKKKK, from the coding sequence ATGGGTATCGACAAAAGTCTGAAACGAGGCAGCCGGCTCAGCCGGTCTCGAAACGTGCTCAAGCGCGGCGAGCGAATCGATAAACTCAAGGCGGATGACCGCTGGACCGAAGGCGCAAGCCCCTTGGGTTTGCCCAAAGTGCGCGTCCTGAAAGCGGTTGTCGGCAAGAAAAAGAAGAAGGAAGAAGAAGGCGACGACAAGGCTGATGCCAAGAAGAAGAAGAAGTAA